CGAGATGGCCTTCGCCGCGGTCGTCGGCCCGGCCGAGCACGAGCGGATCGTCGCGACGAGCAGCTACTACGTCGACCCTCGCGACCAGGTCGCCGAGGTGGCCTACATGGTGGAGCCGGGATGGCAGCGCACCGGCGTCGCGACCGCCCTGCACGGCCGGACCGTCGAGTACGCCAAGGCCCATGGCGTCCGCGGTCTCACCGCCGACGTGCTCACCAGCAACCCGGCGATGCTCCGGGTGTTCCGCCGCGGGCAGGAGCTCGGCCTGCACGGGCTCGCCATGGATGCCGACGCGGGGGTCTACGAGCTGGACATGCCCTTCACCGGGACGTAGCGCCGCCGCGGCCGGCGCGCCACGGCTCAGTCCTGCTCGAGCTCGACCACGTCGACGACCACGCCGTCCCGGGCCGACGTCCGCGCCGAGTCGAGGACCTCCATCACGGCGGCCGCCTCCGCAGGGTCGACCGGCAACCGCGCCCCCTCGACGAGCGCCGCGCGGACGCCCTGGTAGAAGTCCGCCCACCGGCCCGGCGCGCGCAGCACCGGCTCGGACTCGGTGCCCCGCACCAGGAAGCCGCGGTGCTCGTCGTCGGCGTCACGCCACGCGTCGAACGCCGACGGGTCGCCGTCGACGTCACCCACGAGGTACGCCGCCTCGCGACCCAGCAGCCGGATCCGAGGGCCCGGCGCCCCCGCCAGCGAGGTGGCCCCGAGGTGGCTGACGACGCCGGACAGGTGGTGCAACGCGAGGAACGCCACGTCGTCGCCGACGGTCGTCAGCGCCTCCAGCTCGGCGTAGACCGAGGCGACCGGCCCGAACAGGTCCAGCGCCCCGTCGACGAGGTGGGACTGCAGGTCCATGAGCACCCCGCCGCCGTCCTCGCTCGTGCAGCGCTCGCGCCATCGCTGCTTCGGCACCGGCCGCCACCGCTCGTAGCGCGCCTCGTAGCGCACCACCTCGCCGAGCACGCCCGACGACAGCACCGCCCGTGCCGTCAGGTGCTCCGGGTCCCACCGCCGGTTCTGGAACACGGTGAGCAGCACCCCGCGCTCGGCGGCGAGCGCCACCAGCTCGCGGGCCTCGACCGCCCGCACCGTGAGCGGCTTGTCCACCACGACCGCGACGTCCCGCCGCAGCGCGTCCCGCGCCTGCTCGGCGTGCACGCCGGTCGGCGACGCGAGCACCACCAGGTCGAGGTGCTTGGCGTACGCCCACAGGTCGTCGGTGGACCCCACGACCCGCACCTCCGGGTCGTCGA
The Actinomycetes bacterium DNA segment above includes these coding regions:
- a CDS encoding Gfo/Idh/MocA family oxidoreductase; amino-acid sequence: MRDLRVGLVGYGMAGRDIHAPLLREVEGLRVTHVVTANPERAAAARLDDPEVRVVGSTDDLWAYAKHLDLVVLASPTGVHAEQARDALRRDVAVVVDKPLTVRAVEARELVALAAERGVLLTVFQNRRWDPEHLTARAVLSSGVLGEVVRYEARYERWRPVPKQRWRERCTSEDGGGVLMDLQSHLVDGALDLFGPVASVYAELEALTTVGDDVAFLALHHLSGVVSHLGATSLAGAPGPRIRLLGREAAYLVGDVDGDPSAFDAWRDADDEHRGFLVRGTESEPVLRAPGRWADFYQGVRAALVEGARLPVDPAEAAAVMEVLDSARTSARDGVVVDVVELEQD